CCACCACCAGCGTGGTCTGGCCCTGCGCCTTCAGCAGCGCGAGACAACGCCAGATCTCGTCGCGGATCACCGGCGCGAGGCCTTCGGTGGCTTCGTCCAGGATCAGCAAGCGCGGATTGGTCGACAGCGCCCGCGCAATCGCCAGCATCTGCTGCTCGCCGCCCGAGAGCTGGTTGCCCATGTGGCGAGCGCGCTCGGCCAGGCGCGGGAAGAGGTCATACAGGCGTTCCAGCGTCCACGGCTCGGCCACGCCATTGCGGCGGTCGGCGAAGGCGACGAGGTGCTCGCGCACGGTCAGATTGGGGAAGCACTGCCGGCCCTCGGGCACGATCGCCACGCCGAGACGGGCGATGTGGTCGGCGCGCGCGGCCTGGATCGGCCGGCCGTCGAAGAGGATCTCGCCGCGCTGCGGGCGCAGGCCGCCGACAATCGTCCTGATCGTCGTACTCTTGCCCATGCCGTTGCGTCCGAGCAGGGCGACCACATCGCCCGGGCGGATGTCGAAGTCGAGCCCGAACAGCACCTGGCTGGCGCCATAGCCCGCCTCCAGGCCGCGGCAGCTGAGCAATGGCGAGGCGTTCATGCGGCCACCTCGGTCCCGAGATAGACCGACTGCACCTCGGGATGCCCCTTCACATGCGCCGCGTCGCCGGAGGTCAGCACGCGGCCGTACACCAGCACCGAAATCCGGTCGGCGAGCTGGAAAACCGCATCCATGTCGTGCTCGATCAAGAGAATCGCCGTGTCGCGCCGCAGGCGGTCGATCAGCGCCACCATCTGCAGCGAATCCTCCGGCCCCATCCCCGCCATCGGCTCATCGAGCAGCAGCAGCTTGGGCCGCGCCGCCAGCGCCAGCGCGACGTCGAGCTTCTTCTGCATGCCGTGCGGCAGCGTGCCGGCCGGACGATCGAGCACATCGGCCAGGCCGACCTTGTCCGCCAGCGCCAGGGCGCCGTCCATCAGCGCCGTCTCGGCCTCGCGCCGCCGCAGGCAGCGGAAGCTGGTGCCCGCCTGCGCCTGCACCGCCAGCAGCAGGTTGTCGCGCACGGAATCGTTGCGGAACACGCTGGTGATCTGGAAGCAGCGCGCCAGGCCATGGCGCACGCGCATGTGCGGCGCCAGCGCGGTGAGATCGACGCCGTCGAGCACGATGCGTCCGGCATCGGCCGGCAGCAGGCCGCTGACGAGATTGACCAGGGTGGACTTGCCGGCACCATTGGGTCCGATCAGCGCATGGATCTCGCCCGGCGCCACCGTCAGGTCGACCTGGTCGGTCGCAAGCAGGCCGCCGAAGCGCTTCACCAGGCCCTCGGTCACGAACAGGCTCATGCCGCGCCCCCCTGGCCGCCGCGGCGCTCGAGCAGCGCCGCCAGCCCCTGCGGCGCATGGAAGACGACCAGCAACAGCAGCACGCCCAGCGGCCAGTGCCAGTAGTCGGTGTGCATCTTCAGCACTTCCTCCAGGGTCAGCCACAGCGCCACACCCAGCGGCGCGCCCCAGCGCCGGCCAAGGCCGCCCAGGATCACCATCACCAGCAGCAGCGCAGACTGCGTCCAGTGCATCACGCCGGGGCTGACGAAGGCGTTGTGGCTGGCGAGCAGGCCGCCGGCCAGCCCCGCCACCGCGCCGGCGGCAACGAAGCCGGCGAGCTTGAGGCGGAAGACCGGGTAGCCGAGCGCGACCATGCGCGTCTCGTTGTCGCGGATGCCGCGCAACGCATGGCCGTAGCGCGAATGCGCAACCCGGCTGAAGAGCGCGAACACCCCGGCCGCGATCGCCAGCACCACCCAGTAGAAGACGTCCGGGTGTGCGCCATCGAGCCAGGCGCCCATCGCCAGCGGCGTGTACAGCCCGTAGCCGTCGTCGCCGCCATAGGTGCGCAGCGACACCGCCAGGTAGTAAAGCATCTGCGCGAAGGCGAGCGTGATCATGATGAAGTACACGCCGCGCGTGCGCAGCGACACCATGCCGATCAGCGCTGCCGCCACGCCAGCGACCGCCAGCGCGCCGCCCCAGGCCAGCCAGGCCGACGAGACGCCCGCCTCGACCAGCGCCACCACCGCATAGGCGCCGACGCCGACGAAGCCGGCGTGGCCCAGCGCCGCCATGCCGCCGTAGCCGAGGATGAAGTTGAGGCTGGTCGCGGCAATGGCGACGATCAGCACCCGGCGCACGAAACCGACGTAGTACTCCAGCCCCAGCGTCGGCGCCAGCAAGGGAAAGACGGCCAGCAGCGCCAGCACCAGCCAAGGCAGGCGGCGCACCGCGCCGGGAAAACGGGTGGCGAAGGACGGGTGCGCCACGGCGGAAGCAGGATTCGTCACAGCGGTCTTCAGGCGCGGGCGGGGAACAGGCCCGCGGGTTTGAGCGTAAGCACGGCCGCCATCAGCACGTACATCGCGATGCCGGCCAGCGCGGGCCCGAGGTCGGCCGCCACCGAGGGCGGCAACACCGCGCGCAGCGCCGGCGGCAGGAAGGCGCGGCCGGCGGTATCGACCAGGCCGACCAGCAGCGCGGCAACGAAGGCGCCGCGCACCGAGCCGATGCCACCGATGACGATGACCACCAGCGCCGGAATCAGGATGGCCTCGCCCATGCCGACCTGCACCGAGCTGATCGGCGCCATCAGCGCCCCGGCCAGGGCCGCGAGCCCGGCGCCGAGCGCGAACACGAAGGAAAACACCGCCCCCACGCGCACGCCCATGAATTCCGCCATCTGCCGGTTCGAGGCCCCGGCACGCACCAGCATGCCGACGCGGGTGTTGTTCACCAGCAGGTAGAGCCCGAGCGCCACCAGCAGGCCTGCACCGATCAGGAGCAGGCGGTAGGCCGGATAGGGCAGCCCCTCGAACAACTGCACCGGTCCGGCGAGCGCGGCCGGCGTCGAGGCCATCAGCGGCGCCACGCCCCAGATCGCCTTCACCGCATCATCCGCGATCAGGATGATGCCGAAGGTGGCCAGCACCTGGACCAGATGGTCGCGACGATAGAGGTGGCGCACCACCAGCAGCTCGAGCACGGCCGCCACGGCCACGGTGACGAGCACCGCCGCAAGCACCGCGCCGGCGAACGAGCCGCTCGCCTCGTGCACGCGCGCGGCGACGTAGGCGCCCGCCATGTAGAGCGAGCCGTGGGCGAGGTTCATCGTGTCCATGATGCCGAACACCAGCGTCAGGCCGGCGGCAATCAGGAACAGCATCAGGCCGTAGCCGAGGCCGTTGAGCAGTTGCTCGAAAACGAAGATGGCATCCATCGGGGAGATCCGGAGGCAGTGCGGCAAGGCACGCCGCACCGCAGTGCGGGACGGACACGGGGACGCCCGCCCCCGTCCCGCGCGGTCTTACATCTTGCAGGCGCCGACGTAGGCGTCCTGGTGCTGCTCGAGCGTGGTGCCCACCAGCTTGTTGGTGATGCGGCCCTCGGCGTCCTTGCCGACTTCGCGCAGGTAGTAGTTCTGCACCGGGAAGTTGTTGACGCCGTACTTGAACTCGCCGCGCACCGACTGGAAGCTCGGGCTCTTCAGCGCCTTCAGCACGGCCTCGCGGTCGGCGACCTTGCCGCCGACATCGCGCACCGCGGCATCCATCGCCATCAGCGTGTCGTAGGCCATCGCCGCATACACCGAGGGGTAGCGGCCGTCGTACTTCTTGCGGAAGGACGACACGAACTCGGCGTTCGCCGCATTCTTCAGATCGTGCGTCCAGTGCGCGGTGTTGAGCACGCCGATCATCGGCTCGCCCACAGCCTGGATCACGTCCTCGTCGGCCGAAAAGCCGGGGGCGATCAGCGGGATGTCCTTCAGGCCGCCGCCGACGAACTGCTTGACGAAGTTGATCCCCATCGCACCGGGCAGGAAGAAGAACACCGCGTCCGGCTTGGCGGCGCGGATCTGGGCGATCTCGGCGGCATAGTCGATCTGGCCGAGCTTGGTGTAGATCTCGTCCTTCACCTCGCCCTTGTACAGGCGCTTGAAGCCGTTCAGGTGGTCCTTGCCCGCCGGGTAGTTGGGGGCGATCAGGACCACGTTCTTGTAGCCCTTCTCGTTGGCGACCTTGCCGGCGGCCTCGTCATAGGTGTCGTTCTGGTACTGGGCGAAGAAGTACGGGCTGCACTTGTCGCCGGCATAGGCGCTCGGGCCGGGGTTGGCCGACAGGTAGGGCACCTTGGCGGCGAACAGCGCCGGCCCCACGGCGAGCGCCGCGTTGGAACCGATCGGGCCGGTGAAGAAGTCGATCTTGTCACGCTGCAGGTAGCGGGAGACGAGCTGGTTGGCCTGCTCAGGGTTACCGCCGAAGTCGGTGCGCAGGAACTCCGCCGGCTGGCCGCCGAGCTTGCCGCCCAGCTTCTCGATCGCCAGCTCGAAGCCGTCGCGCGCCTCGGCCCCGAGCGCCGCGAACGGGCCGGAAATGTCGAGTGCGATGCCGACCTTGATGTCGGCGGCATGCGCGGCAGCAGCGCCGCACAGCGCCAGGGCGACGGCCAGGTTCTTCATCTGCAGCATTGAGTGTCTCCTCGTTTTGTATCGACAGGGGGTACGGAAGCGGCGCGGCACCGCAGGGATCGCGCACGATCGGTGCAAGCGCACGAAGTTGCCCGATTCTAGCCTGAGCACGATGCCCGTCAGCAGGAAAATGCCCTGCACGGCACGGGACACAAGCGCAGGGCAGCACGCCCGTTTCCGGCTGGCGCCCCGCGGCGCGCCCGGACTGTATGAAATTTCACCTCCCGATGCAGGCAGCCACCGGCTGCACTGGTAGACTTGCGCATCCCCACAGTGACTGCCCGAGGCCCAGGACCGCGATCATGATCGGACGCATCACCGGCACCTTGCTGGAAAAGAATCCGCCGCAGATCCTCGTTGACGTGCACGGCGTCGGCTACGAGATCGACGTGCCGATGAGCACCTTCTACAACCTGCCCGCAACGGGGGCCCAGGTCAGCCTGCACACCCATCACGTCGTGCGCGAGGACGGCCATTTCCTGTTCGGCTTCGCCACCGAGGAAGAGCGCGCCACCTTCCGCCAGTTGCTCAAGGTATCGGGCATCGGCGCGCGCATGGCGCTGGCCGTGCTGTCCGGGCTGTCGGTCAACGATCTCGCCCAGGCCGTGGCGCTGCAGGAAGCCGGCCGTCTGGTGAAGATCCCGGGTATCGGCAAGAAGACCGCCGAGCGCCTGTTGCTGGAGCTGCGCGACAAGCTGGGCAAGGCGCTGCCGAACATGGCCGGCGCCCGGCTCACGGCCGCGCCGGGCACCGCCCCCGACGCGAAGAGCGACATCCTCAACGCGCTGCTGGCCCTGGGCTACAACGAGCGCGAGGCGCTGGGCGCGATGAAGGGCCTGGACGAGGCGGTGGGCGTGTCCGACGGCATCCGCCAGGCGCTGAAGCTGCTGTCGAAGGGCTAAACTGCCACCATGATCGAGACCGACACGCTGCGCGCCGGAAGCCCCGAGCGCCTGATCTCCGCCCAGCCAGCCGACCGCCAGGAAGACGCGATCGAGCGTGCGCTGCGGCCCAAGCGCCTTGCCGAGTACGTCGGCCAGGCCAAGATCCGCGAACAGCTGGAGATCTTCATCCAGGCTGCGCGCAATCGCAGCGAGGCGCTGGACCACGTGCTGCTGTTCGGCCCGCCGGGGCTGGGCAAGACCACGCTGGCTCACATCGTCGCTGCCGAGATGGGCGTAAACATGCGCCAGACCTCCGGCCCGGTGCTCGAACGCGCTGGCGACCTCGCCGCGCTGCTGACCAACCTCGAGCCGCACGACGTGCTGTTCATCGACGAGATCCACCGCCTGTCGCCCGTCGTCGAGGAAATCCTCTACCCCGCGCTGGAAGACTTCCAGATCGACATCATGATCGGCGAAGGGCCCGCCGCGCGCTCGGTGAAGCTCGACCTGCCGCCCTTCACGCTGGTCGGCGCCACCACCCGCGCCGGCATGCT
This genomic window from Thauera humireducens contains:
- a CDS encoding ABC transporter ATP-binding protein, giving the protein MNASPLLSCRGLEAGYGASQVLFGLDFDIRPGDVVALLGRNGMGKSTTIRTIVGGLRPQRGEILFDGRPIQAARADHIARLGVAIVPEGRQCFPNLTVREHLVAFADRRNGVAEPWTLERLYDLFPRLAERARHMGNQLSGGEQQMLAIARALSTNPRLLILDEATEGLAPVIRDEIWRCLALLKAQGQTTLVVDKYVEKLLPLADRNLILERGRIAWQGSSAELDAQREVWHRYLGV
- a CDS encoding ABC transporter ATP-binding protein, whose amino-acid sequence is MSLFVTEGLVKRFGGLLATDQVDLTVAPGEIHALIGPNGAGKSTLVNLVSGLLPADAGRIVLDGVDLTALAPHMRVRHGLARCFQITSVFRNDSVRDNLLLAVQAQAGTSFRCLRRREAETALMDGALALADKVGLADVLDRPAGTLPHGMQKKLDVALALAARPKLLLLDEPMAGMGPEDSLQMVALIDRLRRDTAILLIEHDMDAVFQLADRISVLVYGRVLTSGDAAHVKGHPEVQSVYLGTEVAA
- a CDS encoding branched-chain amino acid ABC transporter permease; translated protein: MTNPASAVAHPSFATRFPGAVRRLPWLVLALLAVFPLLAPTLGLEYYVGFVRRVLIVAIAATSLNFILGYGGMAALGHAGFVGVGAYAVVALVEAGVSSAWLAWGGALAVAGVAAALIGMVSLRTRGVYFIMITLAFAQMLYYLAVSLRTYGGDDGYGLYTPLAMGAWLDGAHPDVFYWVVLAIAAGVFALFSRVAHSRYGHALRGIRDNETRMVALGYPVFRLKLAGFVAAGAVAGLAGGLLASHNAFVSPGVMHWTQSALLLVMVILGGLGRRWGAPLGVALWLTLEEVLKMHTDYWHWPLGVLLLLVVFHAPQGLAALLERRGGQGGAA
- a CDS encoding branched-chain amino acid ABC transporter permease, with the protein product MDAIFVFEQLLNGLGYGLMLFLIAAGLTLVFGIMDTMNLAHGSLYMAGAYVAARVHEASGSFAGAVLAAVLVTVAVAAVLELLVVRHLYRRDHLVQVLATFGIILIADDAVKAIWGVAPLMASTPAALAGPVQLFEGLPYPAYRLLLIGAGLLVALGLYLLVNNTRVGMLVRAGASNRQMAEFMGVRVGAVFSFVFALGAGLAALAGALMAPISSVQVGMGEAILIPALVVIVIGGIGSVRGAFVAALLVGLVDTAGRAFLPPALRAVLPPSVAADLGPALAGIAMYVLMAAVLTLKPAGLFPARA
- a CDS encoding ABC transporter substrate-binding protein, which gives rise to MLQMKNLAVALALCGAAAAHAADIKVGIALDISGPFAALGAEARDGFELAIEKLGGKLGGQPAEFLRTDFGGNPEQANQLVSRYLQRDKIDFFTGPIGSNAALAVGPALFAAKVPYLSANPGPSAYAGDKCSPYFFAQYQNDTYDEAAGKVANEKGYKNVVLIAPNYPAGKDHLNGFKRLYKGEVKDEIYTKLGQIDYAAEIAQIRAAKPDAVFFFLPGAMGINFVKQFVGGGLKDIPLIAPGFSADEDVIQAVGEPMIGVLNTAHWTHDLKNAANAEFVSSFRKKYDGRYPSVYAAMAYDTLMAMDAAVRDVGGKVADREAVLKALKSPSFQSVRGEFKYGVNNFPVQNYYLREVGKDAEGRITNKLVGTTLEQHQDAYVGACKM
- the ruvA gene encoding Holliday junction branch migration protein RuvA produces the protein MIGRITGTLLEKNPPQILVDVHGVGYEIDVPMSTFYNLPATGAQVSLHTHHVVREDGHFLFGFATEEERATFRQLLKVSGIGARMALAVLSGLSVNDLAQAVALQEAGRLVKIPGIGKKTAERLLLELRDKLGKALPNMAGARLTAAPGTAPDAKSDILNALLALGYNEREALGAMKGLDEAVGVSDGIRQALKLLSKG
- the ruvB gene encoding Holliday junction branch migration DNA helicase RuvB is translated as MIETDTLRAGSPERLISAQPADRQEDAIERALRPKRLAEYVGQAKIREQLEIFIQAARNRSEALDHVLLFGPPGLGKTTLAHIVAAEMGVNMRQTSGPVLERAGDLAALLTNLEPHDVLFIDEIHRLSPVVEEILYPALEDFQIDIMIGEGPAARSVKLDLPPFTLVGATTRAGMLTNPLRDRFGIVSRLEFYTPEELGFIVSRSARLLNVEIDDNGALEIARRARGTPRIANRLLRRVRDYAEVKAGGHITAAVADAALRMLDVDNLGLDLMDRKLLSAMLEKFGGGPVGLDNLAAAIGESTDTIEDVIEPYLIQQGHLQRTPRGRMATHSIWQHFGLAPPRTGGDLFDA